The Astyanax mexicanus isolate ESR-SI-001 unplaced genomic scaffold, AstMex3_surface scaffold_55, whole genome shotgun sequence genome segment tttaaattgtctcgtcttttgtatttattgtatttattgttatttagtgttataattttataattttatgttgcactgtcgtcactcctgcactttatgttgtctattgcttgctgttctatgttgcaccatggttccggaggaacgtaatttcatcacactgtgtacctgtactcagatgtaatgacaataaaagcctcttgacttgacttggttgACGTGGTTGGGTGATTGAGATGGTTGGGTGATTGGGGTGGTTGGGTGATTGAGATGGTTGGGTGATTGGGGTGGTTGGGTGATTGGGGTGGTCAAGGTGATTTAGGAAGAGAATTGTGATAGAATTACACATTACATAcctaataaaatacaattatttcacttcagtataaattaaaatatgattAGCATTTTTAACAATTGTAAAAGTAATAAATTATACACTCCTAAATGTATTTTCTAAGCTCCGGCTCAGTCAGTTAAAGGATGTGTAATGAATTTCAGAACTGAGCCTTTAAACACCAAACTTTCCCCAACCGGCTCAGAACTTCAGGCCTCATGAATCTGAAATTATAAAACGTTAGATGTTCTGCTTTTAGGGCTGGCTGGTTTTTCCTCTGAGTGAAATAAAAAACTCCATAAAATGTTTGTGCTCTCAGTCTGAAGATTTTTATTATCACTTAGAAATAAGCAtatcttatcattttatttatcattaaacTGTGTTTAATAGAAAGAGCCTTTTTCACAAAGAAAGAACACTTGAGGAATCTGATAATttaatattctttaatatttaaCTCTCACTACTAAAAACTCCTGACCTTCACTAGAGTTTATTCAGGGCTGATAAACAGTCCTTCATACGGGGTAAAAAGGTCACAGTAATCACTCTGAATGGTTGGTGGTTTTCTGACCCATGATCCTCTGTCTCTTCACCCTGATTGGATGAATGACTGATTGATCCAGATCTGCTTGTTTCTCACAGATATTGATCCAGTTAAAACCCTTGACCTGAGTTCACCAAACATTTAGCTCGGCTGTGGCAGATAATTTACGCCTGAGGAATCGGCGACTATCGAGTGGATGAGTaaagttcactctgtaaagctCTCAGAGCGTCGGGGGCGGGGCTATAAACTCTATCACCCAATGCTGTCGTTCCAACAGCAACCAGCTTAAGACTGATTACAAGTGGAGGTGGATGCTCAGGTGAAAAACAAACCCACGCATAGATGCTTACACCTCAACCTTCAGCAGCTTCAGCCCCTCAACTTTTACCTCCAGCAGCTTCAGCCCCTTCAGATTCCAAGAGTTTCAGCTGGTTGACAAATCaattttacaaccctgttacatcAGAGACAGCTCCCTGTCAATCATCAGTgtcatttaaaacacacacacactcactaacacacacactagaaACTGGGCATGGAGTTAATATATTTATGATATGTCATAAATGAGGGTTAAAGATTTGTTTTAGTTGTGTTTAGtaatattttcttaatttctcAGTATTGATCACATGATGATTGACTATCTATCTAAgtttagatattttttaaaagcttttatataaaataattctcTGTCCTGCTGTCCTCATATTACACAGCCTGACTTTATAAATCACACTCAGTGTCTCTcgtccatttctctctctctcttcagttcgGACCGCCGGCCCGGCTGTAGGTTCAGAACCCGTCTCTGCAGAAACACCGGCACCGGGATCAATATCTCAGTGTGCCGGCTGCCTCCCTGCCATCAGAGCCGGCACTCGGCGTAATGAACTGCCTCTGAGATATATCTCCGCCGGGTCCGGCTCGGCCCGATATGTTCTGCTACAGCAGCAATTCTTAGATTAGTAATTTCTCTTCCATCACACCCTACAGCCAACACCCTCCCGCCCAACAGCAAATCCCCCCACAACCAACCCCCCACAACCAACCCCCCCACAGCAAATCCCCCCACAACCAGCCCCCCCACAACCAACCCCCCCACAGCAAACCCCCCCCCACAACCAACCCCCCCACAGCAAATCCCCCCACAACCAGCCCCCACACAGCAAACCCCCCTACAACCAGCCCCCCCACAATCAACCCCCCCACAATCAACCCCCCCACAACCAGCCCCCCCCACAATCAACCCCCCCACAATCAACCCCCCCACAACCAGCCCCCCCACAACCAACCCCCCCACAACCAACCCCCCCACAGCGAACACCCCCACAACCAACCCCCCACAACCAACCCCCCCACAGCAAACACCCCCACAACCAACCCCCCCACAGCAAACCCCCCACAACCAGCTCCCCCACAACCAACCCCTCCCACAACCAACCCCCCCACAACCAATCCCCCCACATCAAACCCCCCCACAACTGACCCCCCCACAACTAACCCCCCCACAACCAACCCCCGCACAGCAACCCCCCACAACCAACCCCCCCACAGCAACCCCACTACAACCACCCCCCCACAACCAATCCCCCCCACAGCAAACCCCCCCACACCCTTCATACCCTACAGCCAACCACTCCACACCCTACAGCCAACCCCCCACACCCTCCACACCCTACAGCCAACCCCCTCACACCCTACATACCCCACAGCCAACCCCCACACCCTACATACCCCACAGCCAACCCCCCACACCCTACATACCCTACAGCCAACCCCCCCACACCCTACATACCCTACAGCCAACCCCCCACACCCTACATACCCTACAGCCAACCCCCCCACACCCTACATACCCCACAGCCGACCCCCCACACCCAGCCCCCCCACAACCAACCCCCCCCACAACCAAGCCCCCCACAGCAAACCCCCCACAACCAGCTCCCCCACAACCAACCCCCCACAACCAATCCCCCCACATCAAACCCCCCCACAACCGACCACCCCACAACTAACCCCCCCACAACCAACCCCCGCACAGCAACCCCCCACAACCAACCCCCCCACAGCAACCCCCCCACAACCACCCCCCCACAACCAACCCCCCCACAGCAACCCCCCCACACCCTTCATACCCTACAGCCAACCACTCCACACCCTACAGCCAACCCCCCACATCCTACATACCCCACAGCCAACCCCCCACACCCTACAGCCAACCCCCCCACTCCCTACATACCCCACAGCCAACCCCCCACACCCTACATACCCTACAGCCAACCCCCCCACACCCTACACACCCACAGCCAACCCCCCACACCCTACATACCCCACAGCCGACCCCCCCCCACACCCTACATACCCTACAGACAACCCCCCCACACCCTACATACCCCACAGCCGACCCCCCCACACCCTACAGCCAACCCCCCCACACCCTACATACCCTACAGCCAACCCCCCACACCCTACATACCCACAGCCAACCCCCACACCCTACATACCCTACAGCCAACCCCCCCACACCCTACACACCCACAGCCAACCCCCCACACCCTACATACCCCACAGCCGACCCCCCCACACCCTACATACCCTACAGACAACCCCCCCACACCCTACATACCCCACAGCCGACCCCCCCACACCCTACAGCCAACCCCCCCACACCCTACATACCCACAGCCAACCCCCCCCACACCCTACATACCCTACAGCCAACCCCCCCACACCCTACATACCCACAGCCAACCCCCCCACACCCAACATACCCCACAGCCAACCCCCCCACACCCTACCTACCCACAGCCAACCCCCCCACACCCAACATACCCCACAGCCAAACCCCCCCACACCCTACATACCCACAGCCAACCCCCCACACCCTACATACCCCACAGCCAACCCCCACACCCTACATACCCACAGCCAACCCCCCCACACCCAACATACCCCACACCCTACATACCCACAGCCAACCCCCCCCACACCCTACATACCCCACAGCCAACCCCCACACCCTACATACCCTACAGCCAACCCCCCACACCCTACATACCCCACAGCCGTACCCCCCACACCCTACATACCCTACAGCCAACCCCCCACACCCTACATACCCTACAGCCAACCCCCCACACCCTACATACCCCACAGCCAACCCCCCACACCCTACATACCCCACAGCCAACCCCCACACCCTACATACCCTACAGCCAACCCCCACACCCTACATACCCTACAGCCAACCCCCCACACCCTACATACCCCACAGCCGACCCCCCCACACCCTACATACCCTACAGCCAACCCCCCACACCCTACATACCCTACAGCCAACCCCCACACCCTACATACCCTACAGCCAACCCCCACACCCTACATACCCTACAGCCAACCCCCCACACCCTACATACCCTACAGCCAACCCCCCACACCCTACATACCCCACAGCCAACCCCCACACCCTACATACCCCACAGCCAACCCCCACACCCTACATACCCTACAGCCAACCCCCACACCCTACATACCCTACAGACAACCCCCACACCCTACATACCCTACAGCCAACCCCCACACCCTACATACCCCACAGCCAACCCCCACACCCTACATACCCCACAGCCAACCCCCACACCCTACATACCCTACAGCCAACCCCCACACCCTACATACCCTACAGCCAACCCCCCCACAGAACACAGAAAGATTCAGCAGGTTAGatcatctatatatctatatataaagtATTGTAGTATTTGCTATGATAAAATTACAGTACCTGATTACTGTGACGATAATTACAGTACTGTAATTATTACTGTAATACAAACTACAGTATTTTAATCGTGAAGTAAACAGTAAATCTACAGAACGGGATTTCAGCAGATTAATAATGTCGAGGATTTGAGTGAATATTCTGATGGTGAACAGTGTGAGGAGGCAGTGCTCCAGGAAGCTGAGGGGGGCGGGGTGTAGATGTAGGGGAGGAGGAGCGGCAGCGGCACTCGTGCACCGGGTCCCACCAgccacacacagctgctgctgctccaccacacacacctcaacacaccacacacacttcctcacacacacctcaatacacacacctcaacacacacacacttcctttcACAAacttcctcacacacacctcaatacactacatacacttcctcacacacacctcaacacacacacttcctcacacacacctcaacacacatacacacttcctcacacacacctcagcaCACATCAACACATCACAATCACTTCCTcaacactccacacaaacacttccttacacacacctcaacacaccacacacatttctACATACACACCTCAATACACCACACAAACCTCCTGACACACACCTCATTAGaccacacacacttcctcacacacaccttaatcagcaacacacacacacacacacacacacacactccgtcaCAAACACTCTCCCTCTGGAACACACTGCGCTCAGCGGGATGGGAGGCAGCGAGCGAGGATGAACCGGACTCTGACCCTCCTGTACGCCGTCAGCCTCGTTCAGAGTGAGTACATCCCACACACTGCTCATTCACTACCGCTCATCTTCGATACCGCTCATCTTCAGTACCGCTCAT includes the following:
- the LOC125797838 gene encoding uncharacterized protein LOC125797838; the encoded protein is MTDFIQKEFQLMLGNSQHPPAQQQIPPQPTPHNQPPHSKSPHNQPPHNQPPHSKPPPTTNPPTANPPTTSPHTANPPTTSPPTINPPTINPPTTSPPHNQPPHNQPPHNQPPHNQPPHNQPPHSEHPHNQPPTTNPPTANTPTTNPPTANPPQPAPPQPTPPTTNPPTTNPPTSNPPTTDPPTTNPPTTNPRTATPHNQPPHSNPTTTTPPQPIPPTANPPTPFIPYSQPLHTLQPTPHTLHTLQPTPSHPTYPTANPHTLHTPQPTPHTLHTLQPTPPHPTYPTANPPHPTYPTANPPTPYIPHSRPPTPSPPTTNPPHNQAPHSKPPTTSSPTTNPPQPIPPHQTPPQPTTPQLTPPQPTPAQQPPTTNPPTATPPQPPPHNQPPHSNPPTPFIPYSQPLHTLQPTPHILHTPQPTPHTLQPTPPLPTYPTANPPHPTYPTANPPTPYTPTANPPHPTYPTADPPPHPTYPTDNPPTPYIPHSRPPHTLQPTPPHPTYPTANPPHPTYPQPTPTPYIPYSQPPHTLHTHSQPPTPYIPHSRPPHTLHTLQTTPPHPTYPTADPPTPYSQPPHTLHTHSQPPPHPTYPTANPPTPYIPTANPPTPNIPHSQPPHTLPTHSQPPHTQHTPQPNPPTPYIPTANPPHPTYPTANPHTLHTHSQPPHTQHTPHPTYPQPTPPTPYIPHSQPPHPTYPTANPPHPTYPTAVPPTPYIPYSQPPTPYIPYSQPPTPYIPHSQPPTPYIPHSQPPHPTYPTANPHTLHTLQPTPHTLHTPQPTPPHPTYPTANPPHPTYPTANPHTLHTLQPTPTPYIPYSQPPTPYIPYSQPPTPYIPHSQPPHPTYPTANPHTLHTLQPTPTPYIPYRQPPHPTYPTANPHTLHTPQPTPTPYIPHSQPPHPTYPTANPHTLHTLQPTPPQNTERFSRLDHLYIYI